From a region of the Streptomyces venezuelae genome:
- a CDS encoding immunity 21 family protein: protein MARYADPGLVDWVESGGGPLVVVPAAVLTRWEGADGEGPESDYDRACAVVGDTGLLAVGPSHALVLGDEPASTTFLPEHGVFVRWVAAESEAELLGSVEAALEDAAWEDGQVWHVPGPVLLFDSAWPGSEVEPDNHARVELTPGRYEVRAALARPNPETAFQLVRLLPLP, encoded by the coding sequence ATGGCGAGATATGCGGATCCAGGACTGGTCGACTGGGTGGAGTCCGGCGGCGGGCCGCTGGTGGTGGTGCCCGCCGCGGTGCTGACCCGGTGGGAGGGGGCGGACGGCGAAGGCCCGGAGTCCGACTACGACAGGGCCTGCGCGGTGGTCGGCGACACCGGACTGCTCGCGGTGGGCCCGTCCCACGCGCTGGTTCTGGGGGACGAGCCGGCGTCGACGACGTTCCTCCCGGAGCACGGGGTCTTCGTGCGATGGGTGGCGGCCGAGTCGGAAGCAGAGCTGCTGGGCAGCGTCGAGGCGGCCCTGGAGGACGCGGCCTGGGAGGACGGGCAGGTCTGGCACGTGCCGGGGCCGGTCCTCCTGTTCGACTCCGCCTGGCCCGGCTCCGAGGTGGAGCCCGACAACCACGCACGGGTGGAGCTGACGCCCGGACGGTACGAGGTCCGGGCCGCTCTGGCTCGGCCGAACCCGGAGACCGCCTTCCAGTTGGTCCGGCTGCTCCCGTTGCCGTAG